One window of the Halictus rubicundus isolate RS-2024b chromosome 6, iyHalRubi1_principal, whole genome shotgun sequence genome contains the following:
- the Nop56 gene encoding nop56 ribonucleoprotein, whose translation MSKLFVLFEHAAGYAIFSIKEFEEVGMLLPQVEASVTELSRFNTVVKLIGFSPFKTALAALENINSISEGVVPQELLLFLDSCIPKSGKKEKIVLGVLDPKLGASVAEALNIKCDHTGAVPEIIRGIRFHFHNLVKGFTIKSSGIAQLGLGHSYSRAKVKFNVHRVDNMIIQSIALLDQLDKDINTFSMRIREWYSYHFPELVKVVPENYMYAKVTQLIKNRKELTEEKLEALEEVVMDSAKAQAIIDASKSSMGMDISPVDLLNIEMFAGRVIALADYRKQLSEYLRSKMAGVAPNLATLIGDQVGARLIAHAGSLTNLAKYPASTVQILGAEKALFRALKTRGNTPKYGLLFHSTFIGRAGTKNKGRISRYLANKCSIASRIDCFTDTPTNVFGEKLRQQVEDRLKFYETGEIPKKNIDVMKEALEEAAQVLASMEPETPKKKKKKDKKRKSETLENGTQNGTENGAENGLIENGTQDETEEPVKKKKKKKKSKSLGEAE comes from the exons ATG TCAAAGCTATTTGTTCTGTTCGAGCATGCTGCTGGCTATGCCATCTTTTCTATCAAAGAATTTGAGGAGGTAGGCATGCTACTTCCTCAGGTTGAGGCATCTGTCACAGAATTGTCACGTTTTAACACAGTTGTGAAACTTATTGGTTTCTCACCTTTTAAAACTGCTTTGGCAGCTTTGGAAAACATAAATAGCATTTCCGAAGGAGTCGTCCCTCAAGAACTGCTGCTATTTTTGGATTCATGTATACCAAAAtcaggaaaaaaggaaaagattGTTCTTGGTGTTTTGGATCCAAAACTTGGAGCTAGTGTTGCCGAAGCTTTAAATATAAAGTGCGATCACACTGGTGCCGTTCCAGAAATCATTAGAGGAATCAGATTTCACTTCCATAACTTGGTTAAAGGTTTTACTATTAAAAGTTCAGGCATCGCACAACTTGGTCTTGGTCATAGCTATTCTAGGGCTAAAGTCAAGTTTAATGTTCATCGTGTGGATAATATGATTATACAAAGCATAGCTTTGTTAGATCAGTTGGATAAAGATATAAATACATTCAGTATGCGTATAAG GGAATGGTATAGTTATCATTTTCCAGAACTTGTAAAAGTAGTTCCTGAAAATTATATGTACGCCAAAGTTACACAGTTAATAAAGAATAGGAAAGAActgacggaagaaaaattggaAGCACTCGAAGAAGTTGTTATGGATAGTGCTAAAGCTCAAGCAATCATTGATGCTTCAAAATCGTCCATGGGAATGGATATTAGCCCTGTTGATCTCCTTAATATCGAAATGTTTGCAGGACGCGTAATTGCTTTGGCCGATTACAGAAAACAGTTATCAGAATATTTAAGATCTAAGATGGCTGGGGTGGCACCAAACTTGGCTACATTGATAGGCGATCAAGTAGGAGCTAGATTAATAGCGCATGCAGGATCTCTTACAAATTTGGCAAAATATCCAGCTTCCACTGTACAAATATTGGGTGCTGAAAAAGCTTTGTTTAGAGCATTGAAAACTAGAGGTAACACTCCGAAATATGGATTGCTATTTCATTCAACCTTCATTGGTCGTGCGGGTACAAAAAATAAAGGTAGAATTTCAAGGTATCTTGCAAATAAATGCTCCATAGCATCAAGGATTGATTGTTTTACTGATACACCAACTAACGTATTTGGTGAAAAATTGAGGCAGCAAGTAGAAGATAGATTGAAATTCTACGAGACTGGTGAAATACCTAAGAAGAATATAGATGTAATGAAAGAAGCATTAGAAGAAGCTGCACAAGTATTAGCAAGCATGGAACCAGAAACgcccaaaaagaaaaagaagaaagataagaaaagaaaaagcgaaACTCTAGAAAATGGAACTCAAAATGGAACAGAGAATGGCGCTGAAAATGGATTGATTGAAAATGGTACGCAAGATGAAACTGAGGAACCagtaaagaaaaagaagaagaagaaaaagtcaAAAAGTTTAGGTGAAGCTGAATAA
- the Bub3 gene encoding mitotic checkpoint protein Bub3 isoform X1, whose translation MIFIDLIVVSFFSLRMESRTEFKIKSPPTDAISAVEFGPNSTQFLLVSSWDSTVRLYDIHANTMRLKYNHDLPVLDVAFQDAVHAYSGGLGNTLKMYDINSNTESVMGTHDKPIRKIEYCAAVNAILTGGWDAAVKLWDPRTPTCVGSYLQPDVVLALSVCGDKFVVGTAKRKVCIWDLRNMAGMFQRRESSLKYQTRCIKGFPNEQGYVLSSIEGRVAVEYLDTTPEAQKKKYAFKCHRIKENNVEHIYPVNAISFHSTYNTFATGGSDGYVNIWDGFNKKRLCQFHRYNAGVAALSFSHDGSVLAIGVSYLNETEIPPGGKDETEIYIRYVNDQETKPK comes from the exons ATGATTTTCATAGATTTAATTGTGGTTTCCTTCTTTTCTTTAAGAATGGAGTCTCGGAcagaatttaaaataaaatctcCTCCGACCGATGCAATTTCGGCAGTTGAATTTGGACCGAATTCAACACAGTTCCTTCTTGTTTCTTCATGGGATAGTACAGTGCGGTTGTATGATATTCATGCTAATACTATGAGATTAAAATATAATCACGATTTGCCGGTTCTAGACGTTGCATTTCAG GATGCTGTTCATGCATATAGCGGAGGTTTAGGaaatacattaaaaatgtaCGATATTAATAGCAATACAG AATCGGTAATGGGAACACATGATAAACCAATTAGGAAAATTGAGTATTGTGCTGCAGTAAATGCGATATTAACTGGTGGATGGGATGCAGCAGTAAAACTATGGGATCCTAGAACACCCACTTGTGTAGGTAGTTATTTACAACCAGATGTTGTCCTAGCATTGTCTGTGTGCGGAGATAAATTTGTAGTAGGCACTGCCAAAAGAAAAGTTTGCATTTGGGATTTAAGAAACATGGCTGGGATGTTTCAAAGACGTGAAAGTAGTTTGAAGTACCAGACACGTTGCATCAAAGGTTTTCCCAATGAACAA GGATATGTTCTTAGCAGTATAGAAGGTCGTGTCGCAGTTGAATATCTTGACACTACACCGGAAGCACAAAAAAAGAAGTATGCATTTAAGTGCCACAGGATAAAGGAGAATAATGTAGAACATATATATCCTGTGAATGCTATTAGTTTTCATTCGACATATAATACGTTCGCAACTGGTGGTTCCGATGGGTACGTTAATATTTGGGACGGTTTCAACAAAAAGCGTTTATGCCAATTTCATAGATATAATGCTGGCGTTGCCGCGCTTAGCTTCAGCCACGATGGTTCTGTACTTGCTATAGGAGTGTCATATCTGAACGAAACTGAAATTCCACCAGGTGGAAAAGATGAAACTGAGATTTATATAAGATATGTAAATGATCAGGAAACcaaaccgaaataa
- the Bub3 gene encoding mitotic checkpoint protein Bub3 isoform X2 translates to MESRTEFKIKSPPTDAISAVEFGPNSTQFLLVSSWDSTVRLYDIHANTMRLKYNHDLPVLDVAFQDAVHAYSGGLGNTLKMYDINSNTESVMGTHDKPIRKIEYCAAVNAILTGGWDAAVKLWDPRTPTCVGSYLQPDVVLALSVCGDKFVVGTAKRKVCIWDLRNMAGMFQRRESSLKYQTRCIKGFPNEQGYVLSSIEGRVAVEYLDTTPEAQKKKYAFKCHRIKENNVEHIYPVNAISFHSTYNTFATGGSDGYVNIWDGFNKKRLCQFHRYNAGVAALSFSHDGSVLAIGVSYLNETEIPPGGKDETEIYIRYVNDQETKPK, encoded by the exons ATGGAGTCTCGGAcagaatttaaaataaaatctcCTCCGACCGATGCAATTTCGGCAGTTGAATTTGGACCGAATTCAACACAGTTCCTTCTTGTTTCTTCATGGGATAGTACAGTGCGGTTGTATGATATTCATGCTAATACTATGAGATTAAAATATAATCACGATTTGCCGGTTCTAGACGTTGCATTTCAG GATGCTGTTCATGCATATAGCGGAGGTTTAGGaaatacattaaaaatgtaCGATATTAATAGCAATACAG AATCGGTAATGGGAACACATGATAAACCAATTAGGAAAATTGAGTATTGTGCTGCAGTAAATGCGATATTAACTGGTGGATGGGATGCAGCAGTAAAACTATGGGATCCTAGAACACCCACTTGTGTAGGTAGTTATTTACAACCAGATGTTGTCCTAGCATTGTCTGTGTGCGGAGATAAATTTGTAGTAGGCACTGCCAAAAGAAAAGTTTGCATTTGGGATTTAAGAAACATGGCTGGGATGTTTCAAAGACGTGAAAGTAGTTTGAAGTACCAGACACGTTGCATCAAAGGTTTTCCCAATGAACAA GGATATGTTCTTAGCAGTATAGAAGGTCGTGTCGCAGTTGAATATCTTGACACTACACCGGAAGCACAAAAAAAGAAGTATGCATTTAAGTGCCACAGGATAAAGGAGAATAATGTAGAACATATATATCCTGTGAATGCTATTAGTTTTCATTCGACATATAATACGTTCGCAACTGGTGGTTCCGATGGGTACGTTAATATTTGGGACGGTTTCAACAAAAAGCGTTTATGCCAATTTCATAGATATAATGCTGGCGTTGCCGCGCTTAGCTTCAGCCACGATGGTTCTGTACTTGCTATAGGAGTGTCATATCTGAACGAAACTGAAATTCCACCAGGTGGAAAAGATGAAACTGAGATTTATATAAGATATGTAAATGATCAGGAAACcaaaccgaaataa
- the Dpcoac gene encoding dephosphocoenzyme A carrier isoform X1: MSGHTTPHSVESSQAVIERIQMSVLSDTKSASVLQTASPLSMETNIEATKKQGKHIGNDGISNAQRVWTSLVAGAIAGALAKTTIAPLDRTKINFQISQQPYSAKAAAEFLVKALRTDGLLSLWRGNSATMVRIIPYSAVQFTAHEQWKRILRVNGSEREKPGLNFLAGALAGITSQSATYPLDLMRARMAVTQKAEYKTLRQVFVRIYMEEGLLAYYRGFTATLLGVIPYAGCSFFTYDLLRNMLTVYTVAIPGFSTSLICGGIAGMVAQTSSYPLDIVRRRMQTSAIKGQHYHTIGSTITKIYREEGLMAFYKGLSMNWVKGPIAVGISFATHDTVRDALRKIIANPTDSSN; this comes from the exons ATGAGTGGGCACACAACGCCTCATTCAGTTGAAAGTAGTCAAGCAGTTATTGAAAGAATACAAATGTCTGTATTATCAGACACAAAGTCAGCATCTGTGCTACAAACTGCATCGCCTCTTTCAATGGAAACAAATATAGAAGCAACG AAGAAACAAGGCAAGCATATTGGAAATGATGGTATTTCAAATGCACAGCGAGTATGGACAAGTTTAGTGGCTGGTGCTATTGCAGGTGCATTGGCAAAAACAACAATTGCACCTCTGGATcgcacaaaaattaatttccagatTTCACAACAACCATACTCTGCGAAGGCAGCAGCTGAATTCTTAGTAAAAGCTCTTAGAACAGATGGTTTGCTTAGCTTATGGCGTGGCAATAGTGCAACTATGGTTAGAATAATTCCATATTCGGCTGTTCAATTCACAGCTCATGAACAATGGAAAAGAATTTTAAGAGTAAACGGGTCTGAAAG GGAAAAACCAGGACTGAATTTCCTTGCTGGTGCCTTAGCTGGAATAACATCCCAGAGTGCGACGTACCCTCTGGATTTAATGAGAGCAAGAATGGCTGTAACGCAAAAGGCTGAATATAAAACCCTACGTCAAGTCTTTGTACGCATTTATATGGAAGAAGGATTATTGGCATATTATCGTGGATTCACAGCGACACTGCTAGGTGTTATTCCTTACGCTGGCTGCAGCTTCTTCACCTACGATCTCCTAAGGAATATGCTGACTG TGTACACGGTGGCTATTCCTGGGTTTTCGACATCACTGATTTGCGGTGGCATTGCCGGAATGGTCGCTCAAACTAGCAGCTATCCTTTGGACATCGTTCGAAGAAGAATGCAGACATCGGCAATCAAGGGCCAGCATTATCACACAATTGGTTCGACCATAACAAAAATTTACAG AGAAGAAGGTCTAATGGCTTTCTATAAGGGATTGAGCATGAATTGGGTGAAAGGCCCAATCGCAGTAGGAATTAGTTTTGCAACACATGACACTGTTCGTGATGcattaagaaaaattattgctaatcCAACTGACTCGTCAAACTAA
- the Dpcoac gene encoding dephosphocoenzyme A carrier isoform X2, whose product MLLSFFYRKKQGKHIGNDGISNAQRVWTSLVAGAIAGALAKTTIAPLDRTKINFQISQQPYSAKAAAEFLVKALRTDGLLSLWRGNSATMVRIIPYSAVQFTAHEQWKRILRVNGSEREKPGLNFLAGALAGITSQSATYPLDLMRARMAVTQKAEYKTLRQVFVRIYMEEGLLAYYRGFTATLLGVIPYAGCSFFTYDLLRNMLTVYTVAIPGFSTSLICGGIAGMVAQTSSYPLDIVRRRMQTSAIKGQHYHTIGSTITKIYREEGLMAFYKGLSMNWVKGPIAVGISFATHDTVRDALRKIIANPTDSSN is encoded by the exons ATGCTGTTAAGTTTTTTTTATCga AAGAAACAAGGCAAGCATATTGGAAATGATGGTATTTCAAATGCACAGCGAGTATGGACAAGTTTAGTGGCTGGTGCTATTGCAGGTGCATTGGCAAAAACAACAATTGCACCTCTGGATcgcacaaaaattaatttccagatTTCACAACAACCATACTCTGCGAAGGCAGCAGCTGAATTCTTAGTAAAAGCTCTTAGAACAGATGGTTTGCTTAGCTTATGGCGTGGCAATAGTGCAACTATGGTTAGAATAATTCCATATTCGGCTGTTCAATTCACAGCTCATGAACAATGGAAAAGAATTTTAAGAGTAAACGGGTCTGAAAG GGAAAAACCAGGACTGAATTTCCTTGCTGGTGCCTTAGCTGGAATAACATCCCAGAGTGCGACGTACCCTCTGGATTTAATGAGAGCAAGAATGGCTGTAACGCAAAAGGCTGAATATAAAACCCTACGTCAAGTCTTTGTACGCATTTATATGGAAGAAGGATTATTGGCATATTATCGTGGATTCACAGCGACACTGCTAGGTGTTATTCCTTACGCTGGCTGCAGCTTCTTCACCTACGATCTCCTAAGGAATATGCTGACTG TGTACACGGTGGCTATTCCTGGGTTTTCGACATCACTGATTTGCGGTGGCATTGCCGGAATGGTCGCTCAAACTAGCAGCTATCCTTTGGACATCGTTCGAAGAAGAATGCAGACATCGGCAATCAAGGGCCAGCATTATCACACAATTGGTTCGACCATAACAAAAATTTACAG AGAAGAAGGTCTAATGGCTTTCTATAAGGGATTGAGCATGAATTGGGTGAAAGGCCCAATCGCAGTAGGAATTAGTTTTGCAACACATGACACTGTTCGTGATGcattaagaaaaattattgctaatcCAACTGACTCGTCAAACTAA
- the Dpcoac gene encoding dephosphocoenzyme A carrier isoform X4 — translation MSGHTTPHSVESSQAVIERIQMSVLSDTKSASVLQTASPLSMETNIEATKKQGKHIGNDGISNAQRVWTSLVAGAIAGALAKTTIAPLDRTKINFQISQQPYSAKAAAEFLVKALRTDGLLSLWRGNSATMVRIIPYSAVQFTAHEQWKRILRVNGSEREKPGLNFLAGALAGITSQSATYPLDLMRARMAVTQKAEYKTLRQVFVRIYMEEGLLAYYRGFTATLLGVIPYAGCSFFTYDLLRNMLTGYPWGTSGLFPRYWDSTYFNSDACRDKFDGDVFQVRASCSMMATCR, via the exons ATGAGTGGGCACACAACGCCTCATTCAGTTGAAAGTAGTCAAGCAGTTATTGAAAGAATACAAATGTCTGTATTATCAGACACAAAGTCAGCATCTGTGCTACAAACTGCATCGCCTCTTTCAATGGAAACAAATATAGAAGCAACG AAGAAACAAGGCAAGCATATTGGAAATGATGGTATTTCAAATGCACAGCGAGTATGGACAAGTTTAGTGGCTGGTGCTATTGCAGGTGCATTGGCAAAAACAACAATTGCACCTCTGGATcgcacaaaaattaatttccagatTTCACAACAACCATACTCTGCGAAGGCAGCAGCTGAATTCTTAGTAAAAGCTCTTAGAACAGATGGTTTGCTTAGCTTATGGCGTGGCAATAGTGCAACTATGGTTAGAATAATTCCATATTCGGCTGTTCAATTCACAGCTCATGAACAATGGAAAAGAATTTTAAGAGTAAACGGGTCTGAAAG GGAAAAACCAGGACTGAATTTCCTTGCTGGTGCCTTAGCTGGAATAACATCCCAGAGTGCGACGTACCCTCTGGATTTAATGAGAGCAAGAATGGCTGTAACGCAAAAGGCTGAATATAAAACCCTACGTCAAGTCTTTGTACGCATTTATATGGAAGAAGGATTATTGGCATATTATCGTGGATTCACAGCGACACTGCTAGGTGTTATTCCTTACGCTGGCTGCAGCTTCTTCACCTACGATCTCCTAAGGAATATGCTGACTG GGTACCCTTGGGGAACATCGGGGCTGTTTCCCCGATATTGGGACAGTACTTACTTTAATAGCGACGCTTGTCGAGACAAGTTCGATGGCGACGTTTTTCAAGTGCGTGCTTCATGTTCGATGATGGCTACGTGTCGATGA
- the Dpcoac gene encoding dephosphocoenzyme A carrier isoform X3 has translation MSGHTTPHSVESSQAVIERIQMSVLSDTKSASVLQTASPLSMETNIEATKKQGKHIGNDGISNAQRVWTSLVAGAIAGALAKTTIAPLDRTKINFQISQQPYSAKAAAEFLVKALRTDGLLSLWRGNSATMVRIIPYSAVQFTAHEQWKRILRVNGSEREKPGLNFLAGALAGITSQSATYPLDLMRARMAVTQKAEYKTLRQVFVRIYMEEGLLAYYRGFTATLLGVIPYAGCSFFTYDLLRNMLTAGYPWGTSGLFPRYWDSTYFNSDACRDKFDGDVFQVRASCSMMATCR, from the exons ATGAGTGGGCACACAACGCCTCATTCAGTTGAAAGTAGTCAAGCAGTTATTGAAAGAATACAAATGTCTGTATTATCAGACACAAAGTCAGCATCTGTGCTACAAACTGCATCGCCTCTTTCAATGGAAACAAATATAGAAGCAACG AAGAAACAAGGCAAGCATATTGGAAATGATGGTATTTCAAATGCACAGCGAGTATGGACAAGTTTAGTGGCTGGTGCTATTGCAGGTGCATTGGCAAAAACAACAATTGCACCTCTGGATcgcacaaaaattaatttccagatTTCACAACAACCATACTCTGCGAAGGCAGCAGCTGAATTCTTAGTAAAAGCTCTTAGAACAGATGGTTTGCTTAGCTTATGGCGTGGCAATAGTGCAACTATGGTTAGAATAATTCCATATTCGGCTGTTCAATTCACAGCTCATGAACAATGGAAAAGAATTTTAAGAGTAAACGGGTCTGAAAG GGAAAAACCAGGACTGAATTTCCTTGCTGGTGCCTTAGCTGGAATAACATCCCAGAGTGCGACGTACCCTCTGGATTTAATGAGAGCAAGAATGGCTGTAACGCAAAAGGCTGAATATAAAACCCTACGTCAAGTCTTTGTACGCATTTATATGGAAGAAGGATTATTGGCATATTATCGTGGATTCACAGCGACACTGCTAGGTGTTATTCCTTACGCTGGCTGCAGCTTCTTCACCTACGATCTCCTAAGGAATATGCTGACTG CAGGGTACCCTTGGGGAACATCGGGGCTGTTTCCCCGATATTGGGACAGTACTTACTTTAATAGCGACGCTTGTCGAGACAAGTTCGATGGCGACGTTTTTCAAGTGCGTGCTTCATGTTCGATGATGGCTACGTGTCGATGA